A window of Hippoglossus stenolepis isolate QCI-W04-F060 chromosome 16, HSTE1.2, whole genome shotgun sequence contains these coding sequences:
- the LOC118123692 gene encoding sodium- and chloride-dependent GABA transporter 2 isoform X3, with product METKVEKREQWRNKREYILAVAGNVVGLGNVWRFPYLCYKNGGGVFLLPYLFFAVLCGVPIFLLETVIGQYTQEGAITCWTNLSPLSQGPLCPGLLATIPGTQVVYVTAVFPYVMLVILLVRGLTLPGAWQGVVYYLYPEPSRLADLQVWMEACAQVLFSYGVASGTLITLGSYNKVKNNCYRDSLWLCVLNSCTSLGAGFAVFSALGFMAQVQGVPINMVVDSGPGLAFIAFPQAVAMMPLPQFWAACFFIMLIMLGLDTVFAGLETITSSVIDMFPGTMRKPWRREIFLLLFCSICFIIQIPLTTQGGVYLFQLVDYYGPNGASILFVSLVQCVAVGWAFGAERMCDAVEEMTGQRPLVLFKLCWRYFTPLICMVCFICSFLDYTPLTFGDYVYPDWSYYLGWVMALSSVVVIPIWAIGKICLTKGSLRQRLLVLWHPVSDHVRPKKNKEMF from the exons ATGGAGACCAAAGTGGAAAAGAGGGAACAGTGGAGGAATAAAAGGGAATATATTCTGGCAGTAGCAGGGAATGTGGTGGGCCTGGGCAATGTGTGGAGATTCCCATACCTGTGCTATAAGAATGGAGGAG gtgtctTCCTGTTGCCTTACCTCTTCTTTGCTGTACTGTGTGGTGTGCCAATATTCCTGCTAGAGACTGTGATTGGTCAGTACACACAGGAGGGCGCCATCACCTGCTGGACCAACCTCAGCCCACTATCACAGG GGCCACTCTGCCCTGGGCTACTTGCAACAATCCCTGGAACACAG GTGGTGTATGTCACGGCAGTGTTCCCCTATGTAATGTTGGTCATTCTGCTGGTCAGGGGCTTGACACTGCCAGGGGCCTGGCAGGGTGTGGTCTATTACCTTTATCCAGAACCTTCTCGTCTGGCAGACCTTCAG GTGTGGATGGAAGCCTGCGCTCAGGTCCTTTTCTCCTATGGTGTTGCATCAGGGACCTTAATCACTCTGGGCAGCTACAACAAAGTTAAGAACAACTGTTACAG ggacagtctgtggctgtgtgtgctGAACAGTTGCACCAGCTTGGGTGCAGGATTTGCAGTCTTCTCAGCTCTGGGCTTCATGGCCCAGGTCCAGGGAGTTCCCATCAACATGGTCGTGGATTCAG GACCTGGTCTTGCGTTCATTGCATTTCCTCAGGCTGTTGCCATGATGCCCCTGCCTCAGTTTTGGGCTGCCTGCTTCTTCATCATGCTCATAATGTTGGGGCTGGACACAGTG TTTGCAGGTTTGGAAACAATAACATCATCAGTGATTGACATGTTCCCAGGAACGATGCGAAAACCCTGGCGTAGAgaaatcttcctcctcctcttttgctCTATCTGCTTCATCATTCAGATCCCTCTCACTACTCAG GGAGGAGTCTATCTGTTCCAGTTGGTTGATTACTATGGTCCGAATGGAGCATCTATATTATTTGTGTCTCTGGTCCAGTGTGTGGCTGTTGGGTGGGCCTTCG GTGCTGAGCGGATGTGTGATGCAGTTGAGGAGATGACAGGACAGAGACCTTTGGTACTTTTCAAACTGTGTTGGCGTTACTTTACCCCATTGATCTGCATG GTCTGCTTCATCTGCTCCTTTTTGGACTATACGCCCCTGACATTTGGAGACTATGTGTATCCAGACTGGTCTTACTATCTAGGCTGGGTCATGGCCCTCTCCTCTGTAGTTGTAATACCCATCTGGGCTATTGGCAAGATCTGCCTGACTAAGGGCTCCCTCAGACAG
- the LOC118123692 gene encoding sodium- and chloride-dependent betaine transporter isoform X1, translating to METKVEKREQWRNKREYILAVAGNVVGLGNVWRFPYLCYKNGGGVFLLPYLFFAVLCGVPIFLLETVIGQYTQEGAITCWTNLSPLSQGIGYSSIVIQLYSRLYIIVLAWALLYLIYCFRATLPWATCNNPWNTDRCVDLTSANWTALHNGNLTRNWTSGNLTKSSASEFWERGVLSMSGGIDEIGTVKWELLLCLLACWVACYFCIWKGVRFTGKVVYVTAVFPYVMLVILLVRGLTLPGAWQGVVYYLYPEPSRLADLQVWMEACAQVLFSYGVASGTLITLGSYNKVKNNCYRDSLWLCVLNSCTSLGAGFAVFSALGFMAQVQGVPINMVVDSGPGLAFIAFPQAVAMMPLPQFWAACFFIMLIMLGLDTVFAGLETITSSVIDMFPGTMRKPWRREIFLLLFCSICFIIQIPLTTQGGVYLFQLVDYYGPNGASILFVSLVQCVAVGWAFGAERMCDAVEEMTGQRPLVLFKLCWRYFTPLICMVCFICSFLDYTPLTFGDYVYPDWSYYLGWVMALSSVVVIPIWAIGKICLTKGSLRQRLLVLWHPVSDHVRPKKNKEMF from the exons ATGGAGACCAAAGTGGAAAAGAGGGAACAGTGGAGGAATAAAAGGGAATATATTCTGGCAGTAGCAGGGAATGTGGTGGGCCTGGGCAATGTGTGGAGATTCCCATACCTGTGCTATAAGAATGGAGGAG gtgtctTCCTGTTGCCTTACCTCTTCTTTGCTGTACTGTGTGGTGTGCCAATATTCCTGCTAGAGACTGTGATTGGTCAGTACACACAGGAGGGCGCCATCACCTGCTGGACCAACCTCAGCCCACTATCACAGG GAATAGGCTATTCTAGCATAGTGATCCAGCTGTATTCCAGACTCTACATCATTGTTCTGGCCTGGGCCCTCCTCTACCTCATCTACTGTTTCAGGGCCACTCTGCCCTGGGCTACTTGCAACAATCCCTGGAACACAG acagatgtgtggACCTCACATCTGCAAACTGGACTGCATTACACAATGGTAACCTGACCAGAAACTGGACATCTGGAAATCTCACCAAGTCTTCAGCATCTGAGTTCTGGGA GAGAGGAGTGTTGTCCATGTCTGGGGGAATAGACGAGATTGGCACAGTGAAATGGGAGCTGCTGTTGTGTCTCCTGGCCTGCTGGGTGGCCTGCTACTTCTGCATCTGGAAAGGTGTCCGCTTCACAGGAAAG GTGGTGTATGTCACGGCAGTGTTCCCCTATGTAATGTTGGTCATTCTGCTGGTCAGGGGCTTGACACTGCCAGGGGCCTGGCAGGGTGTGGTCTATTACCTTTATCCAGAACCTTCTCGTCTGGCAGACCTTCAG GTGTGGATGGAAGCCTGCGCTCAGGTCCTTTTCTCCTATGGTGTTGCATCAGGGACCTTAATCACTCTGGGCAGCTACAACAAAGTTAAGAACAACTGTTACAG ggacagtctgtggctgtgtgtgctGAACAGTTGCACCAGCTTGGGTGCAGGATTTGCAGTCTTCTCAGCTCTGGGCTTCATGGCCCAGGTCCAGGGAGTTCCCATCAACATGGTCGTGGATTCAG GACCTGGTCTTGCGTTCATTGCATTTCCTCAGGCTGTTGCCATGATGCCCCTGCCTCAGTTTTGGGCTGCCTGCTTCTTCATCATGCTCATAATGTTGGGGCTGGACACAGTG TTTGCAGGTTTGGAAACAATAACATCATCAGTGATTGACATGTTCCCAGGAACGATGCGAAAACCCTGGCGTAGAgaaatcttcctcctcctcttttgctCTATCTGCTTCATCATTCAGATCCCTCTCACTACTCAG GGAGGAGTCTATCTGTTCCAGTTGGTTGATTACTATGGTCCGAATGGAGCATCTATATTATTTGTGTCTCTGGTCCAGTGTGTGGCTGTTGGGTGGGCCTTCG GTGCTGAGCGGATGTGTGATGCAGTTGAGGAGATGACAGGACAGAGACCTTTGGTACTTTTCAAACTGTGTTGGCGTTACTTTACCCCATTGATCTGCATG GTCTGCTTCATCTGCTCCTTTTTGGACTATACGCCCCTGACATTTGGAGACTATGTGTATCCAGACTGGTCTTACTATCTAGGCTGGGTCATGGCCCTCTCCTCTGTAGTTGTAATACCCATCTGGGCTATTGGCAAGATCTGCCTGACTAAGGGCTCCCTCAGACAG
- the LOC118123692 gene encoding sodium- and chloride-dependent GABA transporter 2 isoform X2, translating to METKVEKREQWRNKREYILAVAGNVVGLGNVWRFPYLCYKNGGGVFLLPYLFFAVLCGVPIFLLETVIGQYTQEGAITCWTNLSPLSQDRCVDLTSANWTALHNGNLTRNWTSGNLTKSSASEFWERGVLSMSGGIDEIGTVKWELLLCLLACWVACYFCIWKGVRFTGKVVYVTAVFPYVMLVILLVRGLTLPGAWQGVVYYLYPEPSRLADLQVWMEACAQVLFSYGVASGTLITLGSYNKVKNNCYRDSLWLCVLNSCTSLGAGFAVFSALGFMAQVQGVPINMVVDSGPGLAFIAFPQAVAMMPLPQFWAACFFIMLIMLGLDTVFAGLETITSSVIDMFPGTMRKPWRREIFLLLFCSICFIIQIPLTTQGGVYLFQLVDYYGPNGASILFVSLVQCVAVGWAFGAERMCDAVEEMTGQRPLVLFKLCWRYFTPLICMVCFICSFLDYTPLTFGDYVYPDWSYYLGWVMALSSVVVIPIWAIGKICLTKGSLRQRLLVLWHPVSDHVRPKKNKEMF from the exons ATGGAGACCAAAGTGGAAAAGAGGGAACAGTGGAGGAATAAAAGGGAATATATTCTGGCAGTAGCAGGGAATGTGGTGGGCCTGGGCAATGTGTGGAGATTCCCATACCTGTGCTATAAGAATGGAGGAG gtgtctTCCTGTTGCCTTACCTCTTCTTTGCTGTACTGTGTGGTGTGCCAATATTCCTGCTAGAGACTGTGATTGGTCAGTACACACAGGAGGGCGCCATCACCTGCTGGACCAACCTCAGCCCACTATCACAGG acagatgtgtggACCTCACATCTGCAAACTGGACTGCATTACACAATGGTAACCTGACCAGAAACTGGACATCTGGAAATCTCACCAAGTCTTCAGCATCTGAGTTCTGGGA GAGAGGAGTGTTGTCCATGTCTGGGGGAATAGACGAGATTGGCACAGTGAAATGGGAGCTGCTGTTGTGTCTCCTGGCCTGCTGGGTGGCCTGCTACTTCTGCATCTGGAAAGGTGTCCGCTTCACAGGAAAG GTGGTGTATGTCACGGCAGTGTTCCCCTATGTAATGTTGGTCATTCTGCTGGTCAGGGGCTTGACACTGCCAGGGGCCTGGCAGGGTGTGGTCTATTACCTTTATCCAGAACCTTCTCGTCTGGCAGACCTTCAG GTGTGGATGGAAGCCTGCGCTCAGGTCCTTTTCTCCTATGGTGTTGCATCAGGGACCTTAATCACTCTGGGCAGCTACAACAAAGTTAAGAACAACTGTTACAG ggacagtctgtggctgtgtgtgctGAACAGTTGCACCAGCTTGGGTGCAGGATTTGCAGTCTTCTCAGCTCTGGGCTTCATGGCCCAGGTCCAGGGAGTTCCCATCAACATGGTCGTGGATTCAG GACCTGGTCTTGCGTTCATTGCATTTCCTCAGGCTGTTGCCATGATGCCCCTGCCTCAGTTTTGGGCTGCCTGCTTCTTCATCATGCTCATAATGTTGGGGCTGGACACAGTG TTTGCAGGTTTGGAAACAATAACATCATCAGTGATTGACATGTTCCCAGGAACGATGCGAAAACCCTGGCGTAGAgaaatcttcctcctcctcttttgctCTATCTGCTTCATCATTCAGATCCCTCTCACTACTCAG GGAGGAGTCTATCTGTTCCAGTTGGTTGATTACTATGGTCCGAATGGAGCATCTATATTATTTGTGTCTCTGGTCCAGTGTGTGGCTGTTGGGTGGGCCTTCG GTGCTGAGCGGATGTGTGATGCAGTTGAGGAGATGACAGGACAGAGACCTTTGGTACTTTTCAAACTGTGTTGGCGTTACTTTACCCCATTGATCTGCATG GTCTGCTTCATCTGCTCCTTTTTGGACTATACGCCCCTGACATTTGGAGACTATGTGTATCCAGACTGGTCTTACTATCTAGGCTGGGTCATGGCCCTCTCCTCTGTAGTTGTAATACCCATCTGGGCTATTGGCAAGATCTGCCTGACTAAGGGCTCCCTCAGACAG